The proteins below are encoded in one region of Spirochaetaceae bacterium:
- a CDS encoding peptide ABC transporter ATP-binding protein has product MNKEVVLDVKNLETHFFTDVGVVKAVNDVSFTLHKG; this is encoded by the coding sequence ATGAACAAAGAAGTAGTACTTGATGTAAAAAATCTTGAGACGCATTTTTTTACCGATGTTGGCGTAGTAAAGGCTGTAAACGATGTATCTTTTACCTTGCACAAAGG